One region of Labrus bergylta chromosome 23, fLabBer1.1, whole genome shotgun sequence genomic DNA includes:
- the lin7a gene encoding protein lin-7 homolog A isoform X1 → MATVVQPLSLDRDVARAIELLEKLQESGDVPGHKLQSLKKVLQSEFCTAIREVYQYMHETITVNGCPEYQARATAKATVAAFAASEGHSHPRVVELPKTEEGLGFNVMGGKEQNSPIYISRIIPGGVAERHGGLKRGDQLLSVNGVSVEGEHHEKAVELLKAAKDSVKLVVRYTPKVLEEMEARFEKLRTARRRQQQQLLMQQQQQQNLSSQQNHMSMFQKKKK, encoded by the exons ATGTTGCCAGGGCGATCGAGCTGCTGGAGAAGCTGCAGGAGTCGGGTGACGTGCCAGGTCACAAGCTGCAGTCTCTGAAGAAGGTGCTTCAGAGCGAGTTCTGCACAGCTATCAGAGAG GTGTACCAGTACATGCATGAAACAATTACAGTGAATGGCTGTCCAGAGTACCAGGCGAGGGCCACAGCCAAG GCTACAGTTGCAGCCTTCGCAGCCAGCGAAGGTCACTCCCACCCACGGGTCGTGGAGCTACCCAAGACGGAGGAAGGGCTGGGCTTCAACGTGATGGGCGGGAAGGAGCAGAACTCACCGATCTACATCTCGCGCATCATCCCCGGAGGTGTGGCCGAGAGGCACGGCGGCTTAAAGCGAGGGGATCAGCTCCTGTCTGTCAACGGCGTG agTGTTGAAGGCGAGCACCACGAGAAAGCGGTGGAGCTGCTGAAGGCGGCCAAGGACAGCGTGAAGCTGGTGGTCCGCTACACGCCCAAAGtgctggaggagatggaggctcgCTTCGAGAAGCTCCGCACGGCCCGGCGgcgccagcagcagcagctcctcatgcagcagcagcagcagcagaacctGTCCTCTCAGCAGAACCACATGTC GATGttccaaaagaagaagaagtga
- the myf5 gene encoding myogenic factor 5, with the protein MDVFSPSQVYYDRACASSPDSLEFGHGGELTGSEEDEHVRVPGAPHQPGHCLQWACKACKRKSNFTDRRRAATMRERRRLKKVNHAFEALRRCTSANPSQRLPKVEILRNAIQYIESLQDLLREQVENYYGLPGESSSEPGSPLSNCSDGMADSNSPLWQQMNANYSDSYSYAKNDSLGDKSVGASSLQCLSSIVDRLSSVGSSCGPAAMRDMASTYSPGSSDSQPCTPESPGSRPVYQVL; encoded by the exons ATGGATGTCTTCTCACCATCCCAGGTCTACTATGACCGAGCGTGCGCTTCCTCTCCGGACAGCCTGGAGTTCGGTCACGGCGGGGAGCTCACCGGCTCCGAGGAGGACGAGCATGTCAGGGTTCCTGGAGCGCCCCACCAGCCAGGACACTGCCTCCAATGGGCCTGCAAAGCCTGCAAGCGCAAGTCCAACTTTACGGACCGCAGACGAGCCGCGACGATGCGGGAGCGCAGGCGGCTGAAGAAGGTGAACCACGCGTTTGAGGCTTTGAGGCGCTGCACCTCGGCCAACCCGAGCCAACGGCTGCCCAAGGTTGAGATCCTCCGCAACGCCATCCAATACATCGAGAGCCTGCAGGATCTGCTAAGAGAGCAGGTGGAGAACTACTACGGCCTACCTGGAGAGAGCAGCTCCGAGCCGGGGAGCCCACTGTCCAACTGCTCGGACGGCATG GCTGACAGCAACAGTCCATTGTGGCAACAGATGAATGCAAACTACAGCGACAGTTATTCATATGCAAAGAATG aCAGTTTGGGCGATAAGTCAGTCGGAGCCTCCAGTCTGCAGTGCCTCTCCAGCATCGTTGACCGTCTGTCCTCGGTGGGGTCCAGCTGCGGCCCGGCGGCTATGCGAGACATGGCGTCCACCTACTCCCCCGGCAGCTCTGACTCGCAGCCGTGCACACCGGAGAGCCCCGGATCAAGGCCGGTTTACCAAGTCCTGTGA
- the lin7a gene encoding protein lin-7 homolog A isoform X2 produces the protein MATVVQPLSLDRDVARAIELLEKLQESGDVPGHKLQSLKKVLQSEFCTAIREVYQYMHETITVNGCPEYQARATAKATVAAFAASEGHSHPRVVELPKTEEGLGFNVMGGKEQNSPIYISRIIPGGVAERHGGLKRGDQLLSVNGVSVEGEHHEKAVELLKAAKDSVKLVVRYTPKVLEEMEARFEKLRTARRRQQQQLLMQQQQQQNLSSQQNHMS, from the exons ATGTTGCCAGGGCGATCGAGCTGCTGGAGAAGCTGCAGGAGTCGGGTGACGTGCCAGGTCACAAGCTGCAGTCTCTGAAGAAGGTGCTTCAGAGCGAGTTCTGCACAGCTATCAGAGAG GTGTACCAGTACATGCATGAAACAATTACAGTGAATGGCTGTCCAGAGTACCAGGCGAGGGCCACAGCCAAG GCTACAGTTGCAGCCTTCGCAGCCAGCGAAGGTCACTCCCACCCACGGGTCGTGGAGCTACCCAAGACGGAGGAAGGGCTGGGCTTCAACGTGATGGGCGGGAAGGAGCAGAACTCACCGATCTACATCTCGCGCATCATCCCCGGAGGTGTGGCCGAGAGGCACGGCGGCTTAAAGCGAGGGGATCAGCTCCTGTCTGTCAACGGCGTG agTGTTGAAGGCGAGCACCACGAGAAAGCGGTGGAGCTGCTGAAGGCGGCCAAGGACAGCGTGAAGCTGGTGGTCCGCTACACGCCCAAAGtgctggaggagatggaggctcgCTTCGAGAAGCTCCGCACGGCCCGGCGgcgccagcagcagcagctcctcatgcagcagcagcagcagcagaacctGTCCTCTCAGCAGAACCACATGTCGTAG
- the myf6 gene encoding myogenic factor 6, with translation MMDLFETNTYLFNDLRYLEDGDHGPLQHLDMAGVSPLYNGNDSPLNEDNIPSETGGESSGEEHVLAPPGLRSHCEGQCLMWACKICKRKSAPTDRRKAATLRERRRLKKINEAFEALKRKTVANPNQRLPKVEILRSAISYIERLQDLLQTLDEQEKMQNGSSHNFDAKGHSVSGHDYQWKKSSESWPTSADHSTAAIVNQREVNGESTGSSSLLRLSSIVDSINNDDKAKISEDISEN, from the exons ATGATGGACCTTTTTGAGACCAACACTTATCTTTTCAATGATTTGCGCTATTTGGAAGACGGAGATCATGGACCATTGCAGCACCTGGACATGGCGGGGGTGTCTCCGCTTTACAACGGCAACGACAGCCCGCTAAATGAGGATAATATTCCATCTGAGACCGGGGGAGAGAGCAGCGGGGAGGAGCACGTCCTCGCACCCCCGGGTCTCCGTTCGCACTGCGAGGGCCAGTGTCTCATGTGGGCCTGCAAGATCTGCAAGAGGAAGTCAGCGCCCACGGACAGACGCAAGGCGGCCACgttgagggagaggaggaggctgaaGAAGATCAACGAGGCCTTCGAGGCGCTCAAGAGAAAGACGGTTGCCAACCCCAATCAGAGGCTACCTAAAGTGGAGATTTTACGCAGTGCCATCAGCTACATCGAGAGGCTGCAGGACTTGCTGCAGACTCTGGATGAGCAAGAGAAAATGCAAAATGGATCTTCACACAACTTTGACGCTAAAGGACACAGT GTGTCCGGTCACGACTACCAGTGGAAAAAGTCCTCTGAGTCCTGGCCGACCTCTGCTGATCATTCCACTGCAGCCATTGTGAACCAGAGAGAAG TAAACGGTGAGAGTACAGGATCCTCAAGCCTCCTGCGCCTGTCATCCATTGTGGACAGCATCAACAACGACGATAAAGCCAAAATCAGCGAGGACATCTCAGAAAACTGA